The Gallus gallus isolate bGalGal1 chromosome 31, bGalGal1.mat.broiler.GRCg7b, whole genome shotgun sequence genome includes a region encoding these proteins:
- the LOC107049516 gene encoding leukocyte immunoglobulin-like receptor subfamily A member 2 isoform X1, which translates to MAPMAVNLILGWWLVAASRAQQRRYRCQYQVSWSEEASEKSDPVELVLTDLRYPPSSISLHPEQHVGTGTNVTIRCWNKDYGSTFLLHKDGSSDPLKHQNSSGGGTATFTLFGVTPADSGTYRCSYRPWRYAFLSSPLGDSVMLEVTPTPAPPGTEEQSRANVVMALVRGFVAALVFGLGVFFVIDARSLWIRRDDNCGAPPVTVSV; encoded by the exons atggcaccaatggcagtGAACCTCATTCTCG gttggtggctggtggcagcgagcagggcacagcaac GTCGTTATCGGTGTCAGTACCAGGTGTCTTGGTCAGAAGAGGCATCAGAGAAGAGTGACCctgtggagctggtgctgacag ATCTCAGATATCCCCCATCCAGCATTTCCCTTCACCCTGAGCAACATGTGGGAACAGGGACCAATGTCACCATCCGCTGCTGGAACAAGGATTACGGGTccaccttcctcctgcacaaggatggGAGCTCAGACCCTCTCAAGCACCAGAACTCCAGTGGTGGGGGCACAGCCACTTTCACCctctttggggtgaccccagctgacagtggcacctacaggtgctcctatcGCCCCTGGCGCTACGCCTTCTtgtcctcaccccttggggacagcgtGATGCTGGAGGTGACTCCCACACCTGCACCCCCAG GTACTGAGGAGCAGTCCCGTGCCAATGTGGTGATGGCACTGGTGAGGGGCTTTGTGGCTGCACTCGTCTTTGGCCTCGGAGTCTTCTTTGTCATCGATGCCCGCAGCCTCTGGATACGGAGAGATGACAACTGTG GTGCCCCCCCAGTGACAGTGAGCGTCTGA
- the LOC112531163 gene encoding T-cell-interacting, activating receptor on myeloid cells protein 1-like isoform X1 — MELDMVSGAKKNKEGFDRAVNLKRKAQEGKPNISGHFLSPLQSHCPQAAPASWNQWPWPSFSVSDHGDVVPRGLVARCETRTVSLAGWWLVAASRAQQVLRPSLSLHPSQGVSLGDNVTLRCHLPRLAAWVWLYHEGGWFYNKRKKKEQDVAEFSFVSTLRVHAGRYRCQYRVSESAEVSVESDPVELVLTDVTYPPSSISLHPEQHVGTGTNVTIRCWNKDYGATFLLHKDGSSDPLQRQESSGGDTATFTLFGVTPADSGTYRCSYRLWRYAFMSSPLGDSVMLEVTPTPAPPGAAGSSHGNLVVAVVGGCTAAFVFILALIIFFLLSARRHRTQRDESPGAPPKKPEAMEFQLRSPVPSSDSEGLTYLELQAVTPSTQPPRPPTAPQPSVIYTEVAVGGRH, encoded by the exons ATGGAACTGGACATGGTGAGTGGTGCAAAGAAGAACAAGGAAGGCTTCGACAGGGCTGTcaacctgaaaaggaaagcccaggaGGGCAAACCCAACA tctccggccatttcctttcccctctgcagtctcactgtccccaagctgctcctgcctcatggaACCAATGGCCGTGGCCCTCATTCTCGGTGAGTGaccatggggatgtggtgcCGCGGGGGTTGGTGGCCCGGTGTGagaccaggaccgtgtcccttgcaggttggtggttggtggcagcgagcagggcacagcaag tgctccgaccctccctgtcactgcaccccagccagggggtgtccctgggggacaatgtcaccctgcgctgccacctgccccggctggctgcctgggtctGGCTGTACCACGAAGGAGGTTGGTTTTACaacaagaggaagaagaaggagcaGGACGTGGCCGAGTTCTCCTTTGTTAGCACACTGCGGGTACACGCAGGTCGTTATCGGTGTCAGTACCGGGTGTCTGAGTCAGCCGAGGTGTCAGTGGagagtgaccccgtggagctggtgctgacag ATGTCACATATCCCCCATCCAGCATTTCCCTTCACCCTGAGCAACATGTGGGAACAGGGACCAATGTCACCATCCGCTGCTGGAACAAGGATTATGGGGccaccttcctcctgcacaaggatggGAGCTCAGACCCTCTCCAGCGCCAGGAGTCCAGTGGTGGGGACACAGCCACTTTCACCCTCTTTGGGGTGACTccagctgacagtggcacctACAGGTGCTCCTACCGCCTCTGGCGCTACGCCTTTAtgtcctcaccccttggggacagcgtgatgctggaggtgacacccaccCCTGCACCCCCAG gtgctgcaggcagttctcatgggaacctggtggtggcagtggttggtggctgcactgctgcctttgtcttcatcctCGCCCTtatcatcttcttcctcctctctgcccgCAGACATCGGACACAGAGAGATGAGAGCCCTG gtgccccccccaaaaagcctGAGGCCATGGAGTTCCAG CTGCGTTCCCCGGTGCCTTCCAGTGACAGCGAGGGTCTGACCTACTTGGAGCTACAAGCTGTgacccccagcacacagccccccaggccccccaccgccccacagccctctgTTATCTACACCGAGGTGGCCGTTGGGGGGCGCCACTGA
- the GR42L5 gene encoding G-protein coupled receptor 42-like 5 (The RefSeq protein has 2 substitutions compared to this genomic sequence), whose amino-acid sequence MLVFAVHALTFALGFPANVFTFLTLLIKIWCHRPHPHLTAADLLLLNLITADLLVLLFLPFKMAEEAALMVWPFPTALCPIANFCFFSSIYLSTLFMAALSVERYFGVVFPHRYNRRRRLWRTMAASAILWVMALSHCSIIFVAEYHREFGINGSVADGEGGLGVNVTKTRESGIRRISSPNTNCNISSLKSSACTTPNTPHIPTTTPWTSQNASETQPSLGYHCYDDFSQAQLHFVLPLRLSLFLILFLIPSAITMFCYIGLIRALLTRPQIPLQKKYRTVGLAVVTMVNFGICFGPYNISHVVGFVQQRSPEWRPYALLLTTLSAALDPFIFYFSSSAVRRAVSGMVGAIWGTVCGFWGWCWQRQ is encoded by the coding sequence ATGCTCGTCTTTGCTGTCCACGCGCTGACCTTCGCCGTGGGATTTCCTGCCAACGTCTTCACCTTCCTCACCCTCCTCATCAAAATCTGGTGTCACCGTCCTCATCCCCACCTCACCGCTGCcgacctcctcctcctcaaccTCATCACTGCCGACCTGCttgtcctcctcttcctccccttcaaGATGGCCGAAGAGGCAGCCTTGATGATTTGGCCCTTCCCCACAgcgctctgccccatagcaaacttctgcttcttctccagCATCTACCTCAGCACTCTCTTTATGGCTGCCCTCAGTGTGGAGCGCTACTTTGGGGTCGTGTTCCCGCACCGCTACAACCGGCGCCGGAGGTTATGGCGGACGATGGCTGCCAGTGCCATCCTTTGGGTGATGGCATTGTCCCATTGTtccatcatctttgtggcagaATATCACAGAGAGTTTGGGATCAATGGGTCTGTGGCGGATGGGGAAGGTGGTTTGGGAGTGAATGTGACCAAGACCAGGGAATCCGGGATCCGCAGGATCTCCAGCCCCAACACCAACTGCAACATCTCCAGCCTCAaatcctctgcctgcacaaCCCCAAacacaccccacatccccaccaccaccccgtGGACTTCCCAGAATGCCTCTGAGACCCAACCAAGCCTGGGCTACCACTGCTACGATGACTTCTCTCAAGCCCAGCTGCACTTTGTCCTCCCACTGcgcctttctctcttcctcatcctcttcctcatcccctCTGCCATCACCATGTTCTGCTACATTGGCCTCATCCGTGCCCTCCTCACTCGACCCCAAATCCCGCTGCAAAAGAAGTACCgcactgtggggctggctgtggtcACCATGGTCAACTTTGGGATCTGCTTTGGACCCTACAACATCTCGCATGTGGtgggctttgtgcagcagcgcagccctgaGTGGAGGCCCTACgctctgctcctcaccaccctcagcgCTGCGCTCGACCCCTTCATCTTCTATTTCTCCTCCAGTGCAGTGCGGAGGGCGGTCAGTGGGATGGTGGGAGCAATTTGGGGCACAGtgtgtgggttttggggttggtgttGGCAGAGACAATGA
- the GR42L5 gene encoding G-protein coupled receptor 42-like 5 isoform X1 has translation MLVFAVHALTFAVGFPANVFTFLTLLIKIWCHRPHPHLTAADLLLLNLITADLLVLLFLPFKMAEEAALMIWPFPTALCPIANFCFFSSIYLSTLFMAALSVERYFGVVFPHRYNRRRRLWRTMAASAILWVMALSHCSIIFVAEYHREFGINGSVADGEGGLGVNVTKTRESGIRRISSPNTNCNISSLKSSACTTPNTPHIPTTTPWTSQNASETQPSLGYHCYDDFSQAQLHFVLPLRLSLFLILFLIPSAITMFCYIGLIRALLTRPQIPLQKKYRTVGLAVVTMVNFGICFGPYNISHVVGFVQQRSPEWRPYALLLTTLSAALDPFIFYFSSSAVRRAVSGMVGAIWGTVCGFWGWCWQRQ, from the coding sequence ATGCTCGTCTTTGCTGTCCACGCGCTGACCTTCGCCGTGGGATTTCCTGCCAACGTCTTCACCTTCCTCACCCTCCTCATCAAAATCTGGTGTCACCGTCCTCATCCCCACCTCACCGCTGCcgacctcctcctcctcaaccTCATCACTGCCGACCTGCttgtcctcctcttcctccccttcaaGATGGCCGAAGAGGCAGCCTTGATGATTTGGCCCTTCCCCACAgcgctctgccccatagcaaacttctgcttcttctccagCATCTACCTCAGCACTCTCTTTATGGCTGCCCTCAGTGTGGAGCGCTACTTTGGGGTCGTGTTCCCGCACCGCTACAACCGGCGCCGGAGGTTATGGCGGACGATGGCTGCCAGTGCCATCCTTTGGGTGATGGCATTGTCCCATTGTtccatcatctttgtggcagaATATCACAGAGAGTTTGGGATCAATGGGTCTGTGGCGGATGGGGAAGGTGGTTTGGGAGTGAATGTGACCAAGACCAGGGAATCCGGGATCCGCAGGATCTCCAGCCCCAACACCAACTGCAACATCTCCAGCCTCAaatcctctgcctgcacaaCCCCAAacacaccccacatccccaccaccaccccgtGGACTTCCCAGAATGCCTCTGAGACCCAACCAAGCCTGGGCTACCACTGCTACGATGACTTCTCTCAAGCCCAGCTGCACTTTGTCCTCCCACTGcgcctttctctcttcctcatcctcttcctcatcccctCTGCCATCACCATGTTCTGCTACATTGGCCTCATCCGTGCCCTCCTCACTCGACCCCAAATCCCGCTGCAAAAGAAGTACCgcactgtggggctggctgtggtcACCATGGTCAACTTTGGGATCTGCTTTGGACCCTACAACATCTCGCATGTGGtgggctttgtgcagcagcgcagccctgaGTGGAGGCCCTACgctctgctcctcaccaccctcagcgCTGCGCTCGACCCCTTCATCTTCTATTTCTCCTCCAGTGCAGTGCGGAGGGCGGTCAGTGGGATGGTGGGAGCAATTTGGGGCACAGtgtgtgggttttggggttggtgttGGCAGAGACAATGA
- the LOC121107888 gene encoding T-cell-interacting, activating receptor on myeloid cells protein 1-like — translation PRPSLSLHPSQGLSLGDTVTLRCHLPQPAAWVELCQDGLLRSYKDMDKHQVMAEFSLVCVKLEDAMKYWCQYWVLEPPGVSEKSVPIELVVTDHRYSPPNISMNQEKIVEVGTNVTIQCCNQGYGGIIFLHKDGHSAPVQHQDPRGGGTATFILVAVTPADSGTYRCSYRPKASLFVSSPLGDSVTLEVTSTPARPGAELVSRGNLVVAVVRGCAAVLIFGLGVFFVIDARSLWIRRDESLGGEGI, via the exons ccccgaccctccctgtcgctgcaccccagccaggggttgtccctgggggacactgtcaccctgcgctgccacctgccccagccGGCTGCCTGGGTTGAGCTCTGTCAGGATGGACTTTTGAGATCCTACAAGGACATGGACAAGCATCAGGTCATGGCTGAGTTCTCCTTGGTTTGTGTAAAGCTGGAAGATGCAATGAAGTATTGGTGCCAGTATTGGGTTTTGGAGCCACCGGGGGTATCAGAGAAGAGCGTCCCCATTGAATtggtggtgacag ATCATCGATATTCCCCACCTAACATTTCCATGAACCAGGAAAAAATTGTGGAAGTGGGGACCAATGTCACCATCCAGTGCTGCAATCAGGGCTATGGGGGCATCATCTTCTTGCACAAGGACGGGCACTCAGCCCCTGTCCAGCACCAGGACCCCCGTGGTGGGGGCACAGCCACCTTCATCCTTGTTGCggtgaccccagctgacagtggcacctACAGATGCTCCTATCGCCCCAAGGCCTCCCTCTTTGtgtcctcaccccttggggacagcgtAACGCTGGAGGTGACATCCACACCTGCACGCCCAG gtgctgagtTGGTGTCCCGtgggaacctggtggtggcagtggtgaggggctgcgctgctgtcCTCATCTTTGGCCTCGGCGTCTTCTTTGTCATCGATGCCCGCAGCCTCTGGATACGGAGAGATGAGAGTCTGGGTGGGGAAGGGATTTAA